In Rhinopithecus roxellana isolate Shanxi Qingling chromosome 4, ASM756505v1, whole genome shotgun sequence, a single genomic region encodes these proteins:
- the LOC104662873 gene encoding 60S ribosomal protein L37a-like, translated as MAKGTKKVEIVGKYGTRYGASLRKMVKKIEISQHAKYTCSFCGKIKMKRQAVGIWHCGSCLKTVAGGAWTYNTTSTVTVKSTIRRLKELKDQ; from the coding sequence ATGGCCAAAGGTACCAAGAAAGTCGAGATCGTCGGTAAATACGGGACCCGCTATGGGGCCTCCCTCCGGAAAATGgtgaagaaaattgaaatcagcCAGCACGCCAAGTACACTTGCTCTTTCTGTGGCAAAATCAAGATGAAGAGACAAGCTGTGGGGATCTGGCACTGTGGTTCCTGCCTGAAGACAGTGGCCGGCGGTGCCTGGACATACAATACCACTTCCACTGTCACGGTAAAGTCCACCATCAGAAGACTGAAGGAGTTGAAAGACCAGTAG